A stretch of DNA from Armatimonadota bacterium:
GTGGTCTGGATCGTGAAGGGGAGGATGCGCCGCAGAGGCCGGGCCGCACGCCCCGACTGATCCGCTTGAGCTTGGTACCGCAGTCTACTTTCCGCAGAGCGCGTTGTAGATGGCGGTCACCTTCGCGACGTAGTTCCGGGTCTCGCGGTAGGGCGGCACTCCGCGGTACTTCCTGACCGCGCCCGGACCGGCGTTGTACGCGGAGAGCGCGAGTGAGAGGTCGCCGTAGTTCTTCAGATGGCCGCTGATGATCTTCACGCAGCCCGCGATGTTCTGCTGGGGATCGTATGCGTCCGCCACGCCAAGCCCTCGCGCGGTGCCCGGCATAAGCTGTCCGAGGCCCATCGCGCCCTTCGGAGAGGTGGCCTTAACGTTGAAGTTCGACTCTGCGATGATCACGGCGACTATCAGCCTCGGGTCAACCCCGTAG
This window harbors:
- a CDS encoding lytic transglycosylase domain-containing protein, yielding MMSIYEPYRDAVAKLNPRLTKSEVEEITISILSYSAHYGVDPRLIVAVIIAESNFNVKATSPKGAMGLGQLMPGTARGLGVADAYDPQQNIAGCVKIISGHLKNYGDLSLALSAYNAGPGAVRKYRGVPPYRETRNYVAKVTAIYNALCGK